A window of Accipiter gentilis chromosome 24, bAccGen1.1, whole genome shotgun sequence contains these coding sequences:
- the MARS2 gene encoding methionine--tRNA ligase, mitochondrial gives MSPPELCQRVSGLFRQALTQAAVSFTDFTRTSEPHHQRAVVHFWGALRDGGSLYKGSYEGWYCTPEECFLPESQLAEHRDAQGRLCKVSLESGHQVHWTKEENYMFRLSAFRDPLQKWLRDNPHAISPDPFYQCVLRWLEEDLPDLSVSRERSRLPWGIPVPCDSTQTIYVWVDALVNYLSVVGYPETHGEWWPAAHHVVGKDILKFHAVYWPALLMAAGLSPPERIFVHSHWTVHGQKMSKSLGNVIDPFACIGQYTLDGFRYFLLRQGVPERDCDYYDEKVVKLVNSELADALGGLLNRSTALSINPSNTYPCFSESCFPKVLDYRGTKGMGRASAEDYEFVASVASLPLQVASYFEGFQIYKALECIALCVRQTNGFFQRHRPWKLDRKDPAEQLWLDTIIHVTLECLRVYGTLLQPVIPHTADKLLSRLAVEPEERGLSSLTFLPRYHGKPCPFEGRQLGPDTGILFHRLEKSRQHQIETKKL, from the exons aTGTCACCCCCGGAGCTCTGCCAGCGGGTTTCGGGCCTCTTCCGCCAGGCCTTGACCCAGGCCGCCGTCTCCTTCACTGACTTCACCCGCACCAGCGAGCCCCACCATCAGCGAGCCGTGGTTCATTTTTGGGGTGCCCTCCGGGATGGCGGGTCACTCTACAAAGGGTCTTACGAGGGCTGGTACTGCACTCCCGAGGAGTGCTTCCTGCCTGAGAGCCAGCTCGCAGAGCACAGGGATGCCCAGGGACGCCTGTGCAAGGTGTCGTTGGAGAGCGGCCATCAG GTGCACTGGACCAAAGAGGAGAATTACATGTTCAGGCTCTCGGCGTTCCGGGATCCGTTGCAGAAGTGGCTCCGGGACAACCCACACGCCATTTCCCCTGACCCTTTCTACCAGTGTGTGCTCCGCTGGCTGGAAGAGGACTTGCCAGACTTGTCCGTCTCTCGTGAGAGAAGTCGGCTGCCGTGGGGTATCCCTGTCCCCTGTGACTCAACACAAACTATTTATGTATGGGTAGATGCCTTGGTGAACTATCTGAGCGTGGTGGGCTACCCTGAGACACACGGTGAGTGGTGGCCTGCTGCGCACCATGTTGTGGGCAAGGACATCCTCAAGTTTCATGCTGTCTACTGGCCAGCTCTGCTGATGGCAGCAGGGCTGTCCCCCCCCGAGCGAATCTTTGTGCACTCCCACTGGACTGTCCATGGGCAGAAGATGTCCAAAAGCCTGGGCAATGTGATTGACCCCTTTGCTTGTATTGGACAGTACACATTAGATGGATTTCGGTACTTCCTGCTAAGACAGGGTGTACCTGAGCGGGATTGTGACTATTATGATGAGAAGGTTGTTAAGCTAGTGAATTCAGAACTGGCAGATGCGCTTGGAGGGCTTCTGAATCGGTCGACAGCCCTCAGCATTAACCCCAGCAACACTTACCCTTGTTTCTCAGAGTCTTGTTTTCCAAAGGTCTTGGATTACAGGGGGACAAAAGGCATGGGTAGGGCTTCTGCTGAAGACTATGAGTTTGTGGCATCTGTGGCTTCTCTGCCTCTGCAGGTGGCTAGTTACTTTGAAGGTTTCCAGATCTACAAGGCTTTAGAGTGCATTGCTCTGTGTGTAAGGCAGACCAATGGTTTCTTCCAGAGACACAGGCCTTGGAAACTTGACCGAAAGGACCCCGCAGAGCAGCTCTGGCTTGACACCATCATCCACGTTACGCTGGAATGCCTGCGTGTCTATGGGACTCTCCTGCAGCCCGTGATCCCACACACTGCAGACAAGTTGCTTTCCAGGCTGGCTGTTGAGCCAGAAGAGAGAGGTCTCTCAAGTTTGACCTTTCTGCCACGCTACCATGGGAAGCCATGTCCCTTTGAAGGGAGACAGCTTGGGCCTGACACTGGCATCTTATTTCACAGACTAGAGAAGTCAAGACAGCATCAGATAGAAACGAAGAAGCTCTAG